In Patulibacter sp. SYSU D01012, a single window of DNA contains:
- a CDS encoding oligosaccharide flippase family protein → MTTAEDAQRAERRRAIRAVVGGGGSRAAAFVVGNLLNVAAVGVLTRTLGDEYGRYTAVLSLITIVGIVSDLGLANLAVRELADDRGGDHVPRYRALVALRAVLVVPAAVGMVVYGALAGFSASLLAGTAVAAVGLVVYSLHYSWNAVLQAELQLHRLALIEGARQVLLGVLTIGLALAGASAAVLVAVYLPLAITMAWVSARAVRGTVPIAPLFDRRVMRSLLRTASVFAVATTAAQMYAYLGQVVSDAILDQTGSAEFALSFRVITTALGVAQTAISGAFAMMTRDAREDAATFRRTARNTLAFAAGLGLAGAVTCLAAAGLIVDVLGPDFPGAAHVLRLHAFALPGAFCAMAGAMLLLAAHRARPAIAIAIGVLVLSLAATAVFSSLWGPRGAAGAAVLGETTAAVLYAIALLAPRRPGRSG, encoded by the coding sequence ATGACGACGGCCGAGGACGCACAGCGGGCGGAGCGCCGGCGGGCCATCCGCGCGGTCGTCGGCGGCGGCGGCTCGCGGGCCGCCGCGTTCGTCGTCGGCAACCTGCTGAACGTCGCCGCGGTCGGCGTGCTGACGCGGACCCTCGGCGACGAGTACGGCCGCTACACCGCCGTCCTCTCGCTGATCACGATCGTCGGCATCGTCTCCGACCTGGGGCTCGCCAACCTGGCCGTCCGCGAGCTGGCGGACGACCGCGGCGGCGACCATGTCCCCCGCTACCGAGCCCTCGTCGCGCTGCGGGCGGTCCTCGTCGTGCCGGCCGCCGTCGGCATGGTGGTCTACGGCGCTCTGGCCGGCTTCTCCGCCTCGCTGCTGGCCGGCACGGCGGTCGCCGCCGTGGGCCTGGTCGTCTACTCGCTGCACTACTCGTGGAACGCCGTCCTGCAGGCCGAGCTGCAGCTGCACCGGCTGGCGCTGATCGAGGGGGCTCGGCAGGTGCTGCTGGGCGTGCTGACGATCGGGCTGGCGCTGGCCGGCGCGTCCGCGGCCGTGCTCGTCGCCGTCTACCTGCCGCTCGCGATCACGATGGCCTGGGTCAGCGCGCGGGCCGTCCGCGGCACCGTGCCGATCGCGCCGCTCTTCGACCGCCGCGTCATGCGCTCGCTGCTGCGCACCGCGAGCGTGTTCGCCGTCGCCACCACCGCCGCGCAGATGTACGCGTACCTGGGGCAGGTCGTCAGCGACGCGATCCTGGACCAGACCGGCTCGGCCGAGTTCGCGCTCTCGTTCCGCGTCATCACCACCGCGCTCGGCGTCGCGCAGACGGCGATCAGCGGGGCCTTCGCCATGATGACCCGCGACGCCCGCGAGGACGCCGCGACGTTCCGCCGGACGGCCCGCAACACGCTGGCGTTCGCCGCCGGCCTGGGCCTCGCGGGCGCCGTCACGTGCCTGGCCGCCGCCGGGCTGATCGTCGACGTCCTCGGTCCGGACTTCCCCGGCGCCGCCCACGTCCTGCGCCTGCACGCGTTCGCGCTGCCCGGCGCCTTCTGCGCGATGGCCGGCGCGATGCTGCTGCTGGCCGCCCACCGCGCCCGCCCGGCCATCGCCATCGCCATCGGCGTGCTCGTCCTCAGCCTGGCCGCCACGGCCGTCTTCTCGTCGCTGTGGGGCCCGCGCGGCGCGGCCGGCGCCGCCGTCCTGGGCGAGACCACCGCGGCCGTCCTGTACGCGATCGCGCTGCTCGCGCCCCGCCGTCCGGGCCGCAGCGGCTGA
- a CDS encoding glycosyltransferase family 4 protein: MQGASIAIVSHGEPTDPWAWSGTPDSLRRGFETLGWRPRRASADGSPALTRALALGVRALRQTEGALNWPAPVVALRSRALRGLPLDDDVVLQLGATYRLPRVDATYEDMTIAQLSLRPRLRAGWARRHAETYRRARVCFTASRWAADSVVRDFGVPAEKVVVVGMGANIVCTPRRLPPAPPRYLWVGLEWERKNGRRVVEAFRELAIPGAELHLVGEHPAVDVPGVIGHGRVRDRERLRALFEGATAFVMPSTTEPFGIAYAEAATAGVPSLGTTVGGAADAIGDGGLLVDPHDGRAIREAMAALAQPATHAALAAKAERHGAWARWDGVAERMATALLAA; the protein is encoded by the coding sequence GTGCAGGGCGCCTCGATCGCGATCGTCTCGCACGGCGAGCCCACCGATCCGTGGGCGTGGTCCGGCACCCCCGACTCGCTGCGCCGCGGCTTCGAGACGCTCGGCTGGCGGCCGCGGCGGGCGTCCGCCGACGGCTCCCCGGCGCTCACGCGAGCCCTGGCGCTCGGCGTCCGGGCGCTGCGGCAGACGGAGGGCGCGCTCAACTGGCCCGCGCCCGTCGTCGCCCTGCGCAGCCGCGCGCTGCGCGGCCTGCCGCTCGACGACGACGTCGTCCTGCAGCTGGGTGCGACGTACCGGCTGCCGCGCGTGGACGCGACGTACGAGGACATGACCATCGCCCAGCTGAGCCTGCGGCCGCGGCTGCGCGCCGGGTGGGCGCGGCGGCACGCCGAGACCTACCGCCGAGCGCGCGTCTGCTTCACCGCCAGCCGCTGGGCGGCGGACTCCGTCGTCCGCGACTTCGGCGTGCCCGCCGAGAAGGTCGTCGTCGTGGGGATGGGCGCCAACATCGTCTGCACCCCGCGCCGCCTGCCGCCCGCGCCCCCGCGCTACCTGTGGGTCGGCCTGGAGTGGGAGCGCAAGAACGGCCGCCGCGTCGTCGAGGCGTTCCGCGAGCTCGCGATCCCTGGCGCCGAGCTGCACCTGGTCGGCGAGCACCCCGCGGTCGACGTGCCCGGGGTGATCGGTCACGGGCGCGTGCGCGACCGCGAGCGGCTGCGGGCGCTGTTCGAGGGCGCCACCGCGTTCGTCATGCCGTCGACCACCGAGCCGTTCGGCATCGCGTACGCCGAGGCCGCGACGGCGGGCGTGCCCAGCCTGGGCACGACGGTCGGCGGCGCGGCCGACGCGATCGGCGACGGCGGCCTGCTCGTCGACCCGCACGACGGCCGCGCGATCCGCGAGGCGATGGCGGCGCTCGCGCAGCCGGCGACGCACGCGGCCCTGGCCGCGAAGGCCGAGCGCCACGGCGCCTGGGCCCGCTGGGACGGCGTCGCGGAGCGCATGGCGACCGCCCTGCTCGCCGCCTGA
- a CDS encoding nucleotide sugar dehydrogenase, with the protein MDHDVAVVGIGRVGLPLALAFADSGLRTIGVDAKPEIVQAVQDGRMPFEEPGAEDVLARVHGTDRFEVTSDVARAASARHIVLTLGTPSFSHIEIDVSQIRSVLDDLLPHLREGHCVVLRSTIAPGTTEFVAGYLEMQRGFQVGHDIFVAHVPERIASAKFFSEIGTLPCIVGGVGERSGEVAAEPFRALGAPVVQTTPIEAELAKIWTNILRYTMFALPNRLMMECEQYGANVFEVIDLINRDYPRGGMKLPGMTAGTCLRKDFTFSEERSPAPGMLLAVSRVNESVPLFLVDGLKRRLAGETLRGRKIAVLGLAFKGDTDDERDSLSFKLIRLLERELGLVASHDPLSPSSTLTLDEAVAGAEAVVLATNHSAWQDHAVLERIAELAAPNAVLADPWNCFGQETVFGVAAELARRGAHAPAGAGAA; encoded by the coding sequence GTGGATCACGACGTCGCCGTCGTCGGCATCGGTCGTGTGGGGCTTCCGCTGGCGCTCGCCTTCGCGGACAGCGGCCTGCGCACGATCGGGGTCGACGCGAAGCCAGAGATCGTCCAGGCCGTCCAGGACGGCCGCATGCCGTTCGAGGAGCCGGGGGCCGAGGACGTCCTCGCCCGCGTGCACGGCACCGACCGGTTCGAGGTCACCTCGGACGTGGCCCGGGCCGCGAGCGCCCGCCACATCGTCCTGACCCTGGGCACCCCGTCGTTCAGCCACATCGAGATCGACGTCAGTCAGATCCGCAGCGTGCTGGACGACCTGCTGCCGCACCTGCGCGAGGGACACTGCGTCGTCCTGCGCTCGACCATCGCGCCGGGCACGACGGAGTTCGTCGCGGGCTACCTGGAGATGCAGCGCGGCTTCCAGGTGGGCCACGACATCTTCGTCGCCCACGTCCCCGAGCGCATCGCGTCGGCGAAGTTCTTCTCCGAGATCGGCACGCTGCCGTGCATCGTCGGCGGCGTCGGCGAACGCTCCGGCGAGGTCGCGGCGGAGCCGTTCCGGGCGCTCGGCGCGCCCGTCGTCCAGACGACGCCCATCGAGGCCGAGCTGGCGAAGATCTGGACGAACATCCTGCGGTACACGATGTTCGCGCTGCCGAACCGCCTGATGATGGAGTGCGAGCAGTACGGCGCGAACGTCTTCGAGGTCATCGACCTGATCAACCGGGACTACCCGCGCGGCGGGATGAAGCTGCCCGGCATGACCGCCGGCACCTGCCTGCGCAAGGACTTCACGTTCTCGGAGGAGCGCTCCCCCGCGCCGGGCATGCTGCTCGCCGTCTCGCGCGTCAACGAGTCCGTCCCGCTGTTCCTCGTCGACGGGCTGAAGCGCCGCCTGGCCGGCGAGACGCTGCGCGGGCGGAAGATCGCCGTCCTGGGCCTGGCGTTCAAGGGCGACACGGACGACGAGCGCGACTCGCTGTCGTTCAAGCTCATCCGCCTGCTCGAGCGCGAGCTGGGCCTGGTCGCCAGCCACGACCCGCTCAGCCCGTCCTCGACGCTGACCCTGGACGAGGCCGTCGCGGGCGCCGAGGCCGTGGTGCTGGCGACGAACCACTCCGCGTGGCAGGACCACGCGGTGCTCGAGCGGATCGCCGAGCTGGCCGCGCCGAACGCCGTCCTGGCGGACCCGTGGAACTGCTTCGGGCAGGAGACCGTCTTCGGCGTCGCGGCCGAGCTGGCTCGGCGCGGGGCGCACGCGCCGGCGGGAGCCGGAGCCGCCTGA
- a CDS encoding WecB/TagA/CpsF family glycosyltransferase, whose translation MPVTAPSPPEADALLTLVTPPPQVEVTGVPMALTTYERALEWMDAMVQTRRQGYVCVAATHTVMACQEDPELRAAVLGSSLTVPDGQPLVWAMNLLGHALPNRVYGPTLMERHCARAAENGTRIYLYGGRDERALDTLRANLERRFPGLQIVGGWSPPFRPLSADEEEDVVARINASGADVVWVGIGVPKQEKWMARMRPRLEAPVLVGVGAAFDFHAGLVPQAPAWMQPMGLEWLFRLLQEPGRLWKRYARYNPLFVARFGTQLLRQRLRGQRVAPVLLPGPPPARRARRPRRATPAGR comes from the coding sequence ATGCCCGTCACCGCCCCCAGCCCTCCCGAAGCGGACGCCCTCCTGACGCTCGTCACGCCGCCGCCGCAGGTCGAGGTGACCGGCGTGCCGATGGCGCTGACCACGTACGAGCGCGCGCTCGAGTGGATGGACGCGATGGTCCAGACGCGCCGCCAGGGCTACGTCTGCGTCGCCGCCACCCACACCGTCATGGCCTGCCAGGAGGACCCCGAGCTGCGCGCCGCGGTCCTCGGCAGCTCGCTGACCGTCCCCGACGGCCAGCCGCTCGTGTGGGCGATGAACCTGCTCGGCCACGCGCTGCCCAACCGCGTCTACGGCCCCACGCTCATGGAGCGCCACTGCGCCCGGGCGGCCGAGAACGGCACGCGGATCTACCTCTACGGCGGCCGCGACGAGCGCGCCCTCGACACGCTGCGCGCCAACCTGGAGCGCCGCTTCCCCGGCCTGCAGATCGTCGGCGGCTGGTCGCCGCCCTTCCGCCCGCTCAGCGCGGACGAGGAGGAGGACGTCGTCGCCCGGATCAACGCGTCCGGCGCGGACGTCGTGTGGGTCGGCATCGGCGTGCCGAAGCAGGAGAAGTGGATGGCGCGCATGCGCCCGCGCCTCGAGGCCCCGGTGCTCGTCGGCGTCGGCGCGGCGTTCGACTTCCACGCCGGCCTGGTGCCGCAGGCGCCCGCCTGGATGCAGCCGATGGGCCTGGAGTGGCTCTTCCGCCTGCTGCAGGAGCCCGGCCGGCTGTGGAAGCGCTACGCGCGCTACAACCCGCTCTTCGTCGCGCGCTTCGGCACCCAGCTGCTGCGCCAGCGCCTGCGCGGCCAGCGCGTCGCGCCGGTGCTGCTGCCCGGGCCGCCGCCGGCCCGCCGGGCCCGCCGGCCGCGCCGGGCCACTCCCGCCGGGCGCTAG
- a CDS encoding GDP-mannose 4,6-dehydratase, whose amino-acid sequence MSRRVLITGVTGQDGGYLAERLLAGGDEVVGTVRRPDGALAAAGLGHLEGRVTLLPADLLDAASVRRAIAEAQPDEIYHLAAPTFVPHSWEDPTEVTQAIVTGTAAVLAEAGARDGVRVLVATSSEIFGDAGVSPQDEDAPKRPRSPYGVAKLAAHGLVGTLRSRGDRFLVSAITFNHESPRRPERFLPRKVTAGVAAIAAGRADELTLGDQRAVRDWSHAKDVVAGMVLALRHDEPGDYVLASGVPHTVGDLVDAAFRAAGVERHVTGPDGQPRDRVLVDPRFVRPPEEWPPVGDPARARRVLGWRPEHDFEALVAEMVRADLERLGGAPGA is encoded by the coding sequence ATGAGCCGCCGCGTGCTCATCACGGGCGTGACGGGACAGGACGGCGGCTACCTGGCCGAGCGGCTGCTCGCCGGCGGCGACGAGGTCGTCGGGACGGTCCGGCGCCCCGACGGCGCGCTCGCGGCGGCCGGCCTAGGGCACCTGGAGGGCCGCGTGACGCTCCTGCCGGCCGACCTGCTCGACGCCGCCAGCGTGCGGCGCGCGATCGCCGAGGCCCAGCCGGACGAGATCTACCACCTGGCCGCGCCGACGTTCGTCCCGCACTCGTGGGAGGACCCGACCGAGGTGACGCAGGCCATCGTCACGGGCACCGCCGCGGTGCTGGCCGAGGCCGGGGCCCGCGACGGCGTGCGGGTGCTCGTCGCGACGTCGAGCGAGATCTTCGGCGACGCCGGCGTCTCGCCGCAGGACGAGGACGCGCCGAAGCGGCCGCGCAGCCCGTACGGCGTGGCGAAGCTCGCCGCCCACGGCCTCGTCGGCACGCTGCGCAGCCGCGGCGACCGCTTCCTCGTCTCGGCGATCACCTTCAACCACGAGTCCCCCCGCCGGCCCGAGCGCTTCCTGCCGCGGAAGGTCACGGCCGGCGTGGCCGCGATCGCCGCCGGGCGCGCCGACGAGCTGACGCTGGGCGACCAGCGGGCGGTCCGCGACTGGTCGCACGCGAAGGACGTCGTCGCCGGCATGGTGCTGGCGCTGCGCCACGACGAGCCGGGCGACTACGTCCTGGCGTCGGGCGTGCCGCACACCGTCGGCGACCTGGTCGACGCGGCGTTCCGTGCCGCGGGCGTCGAGCGGCACGTCACCGGTCCGGACGGGCAGCCGCGCGACCGGGTGCTGGTGGACCCGCGCTTCGTCCGGCCGCCCGAGGAGTGGCCGCCGGTCGGCGATCCCGCCCGCGCGCGCCGCGTGCTCGGCTGGCGCCCGGAGCACGACTTCGAGGCGCTCGTCGCCGAGATGGTGCGCGCCGACCTGGAGCGCCTGGGCGGCGCGCCCGGCGCCTGA
- a CDS encoding DUF2142 domain-containing protein produces MALPRSQAARRRPAVPRPLAALLLAVLALGLGWILVTPANQAPDEFAHIGYVQHFAETGSLPGKTATAPPISSEELDALDASNGLRAPGIVQVDLTWSARAFGAWRAADERAGDAARTDGGGPNPASSNPPLYYLTATPAYLAASGGDFFTRVTAVRLVSLLWLLGAVVGAWLLAGELLTRDRLLQTTVAGVVGLAPMTQFISASVNPDPALFATWAFVLWLGVRLLRRGLTPGRAGALFLALGLALVVKATSYALVPAVFVALGVAAWRAWRGRSAEAGAGRTVLPALATAAAALLVTFGVWVVVSRLTGTATSAQAAEVGGTPISIPKLVSYVWQFYLPMLPFMDPVQGAPPLPVYDVFFKGAWGTFGWLEVNFPGWVYVVLLLLCLAVAALALGGLWRDRRRFDPAVVAFVVLVVVGLLAGLHVTEFGKGGKGFIQGRYLLPLAPIAGLALARALRWLPRRAAGPVAGAALGGLLVLNVFAMAMVLERFYA; encoded by the coding sequence GTGGCTCTTCCCCGATCGCAGGCCGCCCGGCGCCGCCCAGCCGTGCCGCGGCCCCTCGCCGCGCTCCTGCTCGCCGTCCTGGCGCTCGGGCTCGGCTGGATCCTCGTCACCCCCGCCAACCAGGCGCCGGACGAGTTCGCGCACATCGGCTACGTCCAGCACTTCGCGGAGACCGGCTCGCTGCCGGGAAAGACCGCCACGGCCCCGCCGATCTCGAGCGAGGAGCTCGACGCGCTCGACGCCTCGAACGGGCTGCGGGCCCCGGGCATCGTGCAGGTGGACCTGACCTGGAGCGCCCGGGCCTTCGGCGCGTGGCGCGCCGCGGACGAGCGGGCGGGCGACGCGGCCCGCACCGACGGCGGCGGCCCGAATCCAGCGTCGAGCAACCCGCCGCTCTACTACCTGACGGCCACGCCCGCGTACCTGGCGGCGTCCGGCGGGGACTTCTTCACCCGGGTCACCGCCGTGCGGCTCGTGTCGCTGCTGTGGCTGCTGGGGGCCGTCGTGGGCGCCTGGCTGCTGGCGGGCGAGCTGCTCACGCGGGACCGCCTGCTGCAGACGACGGTCGCCGGCGTCGTCGGCCTGGCGCCGATGACGCAGTTCATCAGCGCGTCCGTCAACCCGGACCCGGCGCTCTTCGCCACGTGGGCGTTCGTCCTGTGGCTGGGCGTGCGGCTGCTGCGGCGCGGCCTGACGCCCGGGCGCGCGGGCGCGCTCTTCCTGGCCCTGGGCCTGGCCCTCGTCGTGAAGGCGACGAGCTACGCCCTGGTGCCGGCCGTCTTCGTGGCCCTCGGCGTGGCGGCCTGGCGGGCGTGGCGCGGACGCTCGGCCGAGGCCGGGGCGGGCCGGACGGTGCTGCCGGCGCTCGCCACCGCCGCGGCGGCGCTCCTCGTGACCTTCGGCGTGTGGGTGGTCGTGTCGCGCCTGACCGGCACCGCGACGTCGGCGCAGGCGGCCGAGGTCGGCGGCACGCCGATCTCGATCCCGAAGCTCGTCTCGTACGTGTGGCAGTTCTACCTGCCGATGCTGCCGTTCATGGACCCGGTGCAGGGCGCCCCGCCGCTGCCCGTCTACGACGTGTTCTTCAAGGGGGCCTGGGGGACGTTCGGCTGGCTCGAGGTCAACTTCCCCGGCTGGGTCTACGTCGTCCTGCTGCTGCTCTGCCTGGCCGTCGCCGCCCTGGCGCTCGGCGGCCTGTGGCGCGACCGGCGGCGGTTCGATCCCGCGGTCGTCGCGTTCGTCGTCCTCGTCGTGGTCGGCCTGCTCGCGGGCCTGCACGTGACCGAGTTCGGCAAGGGCGGGAAGGGCTTCATCCAGGGCCGCTACCTGCTGCCGCTCGCCCCGATCGCCGGCCTGGCGCTGGCCCGCGCGCTGCGCTGGCTGCCGCGCCGCGCCGCGGGCCCCGTCGCGGGCGCCGCGCTCGGCGGCCTGCTCGTCCTGAACGTCTTCGCCATGGCGATGGTGCTGGAGCGCTTCTATGCGTAG
- a CDS encoding glycosyltransferase family 1 protein has product MPELRHVGLNLLYLVPGEVGGSEIYAHELVDALGRARPDVRFTAYAGREAAPSLRAQGWPANVRVHEVPVTARNKPARVAAEVTLLPGAAARAGVDLLHSLGTTSPPVVGRPSVVTILDLIYEAYPGTFPPAALMGLRALVGPAARRATRVITISEAVKRDVVARLRVPAERVRPVLLGSGVRPADAATPEAELRERLALGDGRLALCVSAALVHKNLPRLLEAFARLDPGHDDVRLVVAGHHGREHDALVAEVARLGLTGRVVLTGWIADEDLEGLYAAADVCVYPSLYEGFGMPVLEAMVRGVPLACSNATSLPEVAGDAALLFDPHDPASIAAAMTRLLDDPAEADRLRAAGRAQAATFTWERCAAGVLDVYDEALRAAHAR; this is encoded by the coding sequence GTGCCCGAGCTGCGCCACGTCGGCCTGAACCTGCTGTACCTCGTCCCGGGCGAGGTCGGCGGCAGCGAGATCTACGCGCACGAGCTCGTCGACGCGCTCGGCCGCGCCCGCCCCGACGTGCGCTTCACCGCCTACGCCGGCCGCGAGGCGGCGCCGTCGCTGCGCGCGCAGGGCTGGCCGGCCAACGTCCGCGTCCACGAGGTCCCCGTGACCGCGCGCAACAAGCCGGCGCGCGTGGCGGCCGAGGTCACGCTGCTGCCGGGCGCCGCCGCCCGCGCCGGCGTCGACCTGCTGCACTCGCTGGGGACGACGTCGCCGCCGGTCGTCGGCCGGCCGAGCGTCGTGACGATCCTCGACCTGATCTACGAGGCGTACCCGGGCACCTTCCCGCCCGCGGCGCTGATGGGCCTGCGCGCGCTCGTCGGCCCCGCGGCGCGGCGGGCGACGCGGGTCATCACGATCTCGGAGGCCGTCAAGCGCGACGTCGTCGCGCGGCTGCGCGTGCCCGCCGAGCGCGTGCGGCCGGTGCTGCTGGGGAGCGGCGTGCGGCCCGCCGACGCCGCGACGCCCGAGGCCGAGCTGCGCGAGCGGCTCGCCCTGGGCGACGGCCGCCTGGCGCTCTGCGTGTCCGCCGCGCTCGTCCACAAGAACCTGCCCCGGCTGCTCGAGGCGTTCGCGCGGCTCGACCCCGGCCACGACGACGTGCGGCTCGTCGTCGCCGGCCACCACGGGCGCGAGCACGACGCCCTCGTCGCCGAGGTCGCGCGCCTGGGTCTGACCGGCCGCGTCGTCCTGACCGGGTGGATCGCGGACGAGGACCTGGAGGGCCTGTACGCCGCGGCCGACGTCTGCGTGTACCCGTCGCTGTACGAGGGCTTCGGGATGCCGGTGCTCGAGGCGATGGTGCGCGGCGTGCCGCTGGCGTGCTCGAACGCGACGTCGCTCCCCGAGGTCGCCGGCGACGCCGCGCTGCTGTTCGACCCGCACGACCCGGCGTCGATCGCCGCGGCGATGACGCGGCTGCTGGACGACCCCGCCGAGGCCGACCGGCTGCGCGCCGCGGGCCGGGCGCAGGCCGCCACCTTCACCTGGGAGCGGTGCGCCGCCGGGGTGCTCGACGTCTACGACGAGGCGCTGCGCGCGGCTCACGCCCGCTGA
- a CDS encoding acyltransferase: protein MLDALVTAARDRGLGARLWPVIQGVEMLAGEWIGRLPVRWLRDRLARTALRVRLHPSAQLYRWREIRAGQNVTIGEGSIVGLWATLDGRYGIEIGRNVNLSSEVAIWTQQHDHRSPDFAGVGAPVRIGDRAWLSFRAVVLPGVTIGEGAVVAAGAVVTKDVEPYAIVGGVPAKRIGERPRDLTYAFDKGDAAWLI, encoded by the coding sequence GTGCTCGACGCGCTCGTCACCGCCGCCCGCGACCGGGGCCTGGGCGCCCGCTTGTGGCCCGTGATCCAGGGGGTGGAGATGCTCGCCGGCGAGTGGATCGGCCGGCTGCCGGTGCGGTGGCTGCGCGACCGCCTGGCCCGCACCGCGCTGCGCGTGCGGCTGCACCCGTCCGCCCAGCTCTACCGCTGGCGCGAGATCCGCGCCGGGCAGAACGTGACGATCGGCGAGGGCTCGATCGTCGGGCTGTGGGCGACCCTCGACGGCCGCTACGGCATCGAGATCGGCCGCAACGTCAACCTGTCGAGCGAGGTCGCGATCTGGACCCAGCAGCACGACCACCGCTCGCCGGACTTCGCGGGCGTCGGCGCGCCGGTGCGGATCGGCGACCGCGCGTGGCTGAGCTTCCGCGCCGTCGTGCTCCCCGGCGTGACGATCGGCGAGGGCGCCGTCGTCGCCGCGGGCGCCGTCGTGACGAAGGACGTCGAGCCGTACGCGATCGTGGGCGGCGTCCCGGCGAAGAGGATCGGCGAGCGCCCGCGGGACCTGACGTACGCGTTCGACAAGGGCGACGCCGCCTGGCTGATCTGA
- a CDS encoding glycosyltransferase, whose protein sequence is MSPAARPRVLVVSQDRLDGQVAGTSIRALELARVLSRTADVVLAGVGTPPDEVDRIPCVGYDPQHPDGLRAVLGRVDVAVALPGWPPLMRLLRASGVRIVFDLYVPQPLEIIGGFAGLRPRVGHALTEFATDRIVEALRTGDLLLCATEGQRDLYLGMLLAERLIDGDRYRHDPTLRSVIDVVPFGLPAGDAARTGAAGPRDVFPGIGPDDEVVLWNGGVWPWLDPVTAVRAVAELATTRPTVRLVFMGAATQVPAQRTAELARRAAAELEVLDRHVVFHDGWVPYDERADWLLQADAALYAHHDHLETRFAFRTRLLDCFWSRLPVVCTTGDDLATHVEEQGAGAVFAPGDVAGCAAALARVLDAGRDAYAGPLGRLADRYRWDAVAEPLVDYVARDDAPAAPRRTLRPGHAARHHGYRVARRALDAVGLRDWPRL, encoded by the coding sequence GTGAGCCCGGCCGCCCGCCCGCGCGTCCTCGTCGTCAGCCAGGACCGCCTGGACGGCCAGGTCGCGGGCACGAGCATCCGGGCGCTCGAGCTGGCGCGCGTGCTGTCCCGCACCGCCGACGTCGTCCTGGCCGGCGTCGGGACGCCGCCCGACGAGGTCGACCGCATCCCCTGCGTCGGCTACGACCCCCAGCACCCCGACGGCCTGCGCGCGGTGCTCGGGCGCGTCGACGTGGCCGTCGCGCTGCCCGGCTGGCCGCCGCTCATGCGGCTGCTGCGCGCGTCGGGCGTGCGGATCGTCTTCGACCTGTACGTCCCGCAGCCGCTCGAGATCATCGGCGGCTTCGCGGGCCTGCGCCCGCGCGTCGGCCACGCGCTGACCGAGTTCGCCACCGACCGCATCGTCGAGGCGCTGCGCACCGGCGATCTGCTGCTGTGCGCCACGGAGGGCCAGCGCGACCTGTACCTGGGGATGCTGCTGGCGGAGCGCCTGATCGACGGGGACCGCTACCGGCACGACCCGACGCTGCGCTCGGTCATCGACGTCGTCCCCTTCGGCCTGCCGGCCGGCGACGCGGCCCGCACCGGCGCCGCCGGGCCGCGCGACGTCTTCCCCGGGATCGGCCCCGACGACGAGGTCGTGCTGTGGAACGGCGGCGTGTGGCCGTGGCTCGATCCGGTGACGGCCGTCCGCGCCGTCGCCGAGCTCGCCACGACGCGGCCGACGGTGCGGCTGGTCTTCATGGGCGCCGCCACCCAGGTGCCGGCCCAGCGCACCGCCGAGCTCGCCCGCCGCGCCGCCGCCGAGCTGGAGGTCCTGGACCGCCACGTGGTCTTCCACGACGGCTGGGTGCCGTACGACGAGCGCGCGGACTGGCTGCTGCAGGCCGACGCCGCGCTCTACGCGCACCACGACCACCTGGAGACGCGGTTCGCGTTCCGCACGCGGCTGCTCGACTGCTTCTGGTCGCGCCTGCCGGTCGTCTGCACGACCGGGGACGACCTGGCGACGCACGTCGAGGAGCAGGGCGCCGGCGCCGTCTTCGCCCCCGGCGACGTGGCCGGCTGCGCCGCGGCCCTCGCGCGCGTGTTGGACGCCGGCCGCGACGCGTACGCCGGGCCGCTCGGCCGCCTGGCCGATCGCTACCGCTGGGACGCGGTCGCAGAGCCGCTCGTCGACTACGTCGCGCGCGACGACGCCCCGGCCGCCCCGCGCCGCACGCTGCGGCCCGGGCACGCCGCCCGGCACCACGGCTACCGGGTGGCCCGCCGGGCCCTCGACGCCGTCGGGCTGCGTGACTGGCCGCGCCTGTAG
- a CDS encoding class I SAM-dependent methyltransferase — MTAAETVREKRRLGYETPRPDVQRYVPTDARRILDIGCASGALGAALKDRQPAEVVGIELMPEYARDAAQVLDRVVCADAAEGLATPDLGEFDCVIAADVLEHLVDPWSVLNAATARLRPGGTVIVSLPNVQYLRTFRELARGWWPREDVGPYDRTHLQWFTIRDARQLVEGAGAEVVDVTWLYAFSGTARRIAMGLGERWAPFLTSQFVVAGRKRP, encoded by the coding sequence ATGACCGCCGCCGAGACCGTGCGCGAGAAGCGCCGCCTGGGGTACGAGACGCCGCGACCCGACGTGCAGCGCTACGTGCCCACGGACGCCCGGCGGATCCTCGACATCGGCTGCGCGTCGGGGGCGCTCGGCGCGGCGCTGAAGGACCGCCAGCCGGCCGAGGTCGTCGGGATCGAGCTGATGCCGGAGTACGCGCGCGACGCCGCTCAGGTGCTCGACCGCGTGGTCTGCGCCGACGCCGCCGAGGGCCTCGCCACCCCGGACCTGGGCGAGTTCGACTGCGTCATCGCCGCCGACGTCCTGGAGCACCTGGTCGATCCGTGGTCGGTGCTGAACGCGGCGACCGCCCGGCTGCGCCCCGGCGGCACGGTGATCGTCTCGCTGCCCAACGTGCAGTACCTGCGGACCTTCCGCGAGCTCGCGCGCGGCTGGTGGCCCCGCGAGGACGTCGGCCCGTACGACCGCACGCACCTGCAGTGGTTCACCATCCGCGACGCGCGGCAGCTCGTCGAGGGCGCCGGCGCCGAGGTCGTCGACGTCACCTGGCTGTACGCGTTCAGCGGCACCGCCCGGCGCATCGCGATGGGCCTGGGCGAGCGGTGGGCGCCGTTCCTGACCAGCCAGTTCGTCGTCGCCGGCCGCAAGCGCCCGTGA